Genomic window (Tolypothrix sp. NIES-4075):
CGATATTCAAGCAACGATCGCTTATCTGAAAACTCTGCCGAATGTAAATGGCGATCGCATCGGTTCTATTGGTTTCTGCTTTGGGGGACACATTGTATATTTAGCTGCAACGCTTTCTGATATCAAAGCTACTGCTTCCTTCTACGGTGGGGGTATTGCTAACTCTACCCCTGGTGGTGGTGTGCCTACTATTACCCACACTCCAGATATCAAGGGTACTGTTTACGCTTTCTTTGGTACACAAGATGCAGGAATTCCCCAAGAACAAACTGAGCAAATTGAGGCAAAGTTAGAGAAGCATCAGATTCCTCACCAAGTCTTTCGCTATGAAGCCGATCACGGTTTTTTCTGCAACCATCGCGGTAGTTATAATGCAGAAGCTGCTGCTGATGCTTGGAGCAAAGTTGAGGTATGAAATTCAAAAAGCTCATAATTTAAACTCTTATTCTCTGCGCCTTTGCGCGACGCCAGTTGCTACAACGCGGCGGCAGTCGCTACAACGGGGGGAACCCCAACGCCAGATGCCTCAACGGGGGGGAACCCCCGCACGGCACTGGCTCCGCAACGCGCTGCCTTGGGAACCCGCGCAACGCACTGGCTCCTCTGCGTGAGACAAATTCATACTTGAAATCAGCAACGCCCTAAATCGAGTAGTTCTTGCCTCTGTTGTTGGCTAAGATTTATTTTATACTTCTTACTCATACACCCTTTTTCCTTCACCAGCGCGATCGCCTGCCAGCTCGTACACTCATCAAGTCCACATCGCTTTGGAATTAGTATAGGACAAAACCCCGCAAAATTAATCTGACAGACTACTAGCAGCTTCTCGCAGCCGCTCCACATCGCGTATCGGTGGTGCACCAAATAGCCGCTTGTACTCCCGGTTGAAGTGCGAGGCGTCGTCATAGCCCACACGGTAGGCAGCACTGGTAGCATCAAGGTTTTGCCCCAGCATCAGACGGCGAGCTTCCTGGAGCCGCAGTTGCTTCTGAAACTGCAAGGGACTCATTGCAGTGACAGACTTGAAGTGATGGTGGAAGCCTGAGACACTCATTCCCAGCTCTCGTGCGATGCTTTCAATCCGAAGCGGCTGGTTAAAGTCTTTACGGAGCCGATCGACGGCTCTGGCAATGTGGTGCGTGTAGCCACCCAGAACGGCAATCTGACGCAGCCGATTCCCTTGCTCCCCGATCAGAAGTCGGTAAATGATCTCCCGTGCGATCAGCGGCATCAGAACTTGTGCTTCAGCGGGGGTATTCAGTAGCCGGACGAGCCGGACGACGGCATCGAGGAGCGATGCCTCTAATGAACTCACGTCCATTGCTTTGACATTGGCACGGCTTTGGGAGGCGGGATAGCCTGCCTCGACCATGACTGAACCGACCAGGGTGGCATCGAGATCGAGGCGAAGGCTCAGGCACGGTTGCGCTTTGGATGCTTCCAAAATTTGGCTGACGATCGGCAGTTTGACCGTCACCAGCAGATAGTGTGCAGGGTCGTACTGATAGCGATCGCTGCCCAGAAGGACTTCTTTACTGCCTTGAGCAAGCACACAAAAGGCTGGGACAGAGGCAGTATGACAGGCTTCCATCGGCGAGGAGAATCGGTGAAGATGCAAGCCCTTCAGTGGCTCGATCGTCCCATCATTACGAATAGCTTGGGCAATACGCTCTTTCAGTTCGTCTCTATTGGCTTGCGCTCTCTCTGCCTCGCGCTTTGCCTGCTGATCATTCATTAAATCCCTATCGGACTTTTCACTCATTTTAGCAGCTTTAATTTCTAAGGAATGCAGGATTGTACAACGATCTTAGACAATCGTTCTATCGCTTGCCCTTCAGTTTTCCTAGAATGAAGCTAAAGCAATGAAAAATTATTTCGGCTCCTTGTAAGCATTCTGGATTTTTATTTAATAAACAACTCAGTTTTGATTGGGTAACAGACTCGCCTACTAGCAACCAAAAGGACATTAAGTGAAGGAATTAAGAAAATGGACATCAAAAGAAGTGGCTCACAGCCTTCCGCCAAAGGACCGGATGAGTATTTTACTGGCACTGTCCGCATTGACCCCTTGTTTGAGGCACACGAGCCAGCACGCACGATCGGTGCCAGTGTCACGTTCGAGCCTGGTGCTCGGACAGCATGGCACACCCATCCGTTGGGACAGACCCTAATTGTGACGGCTGGCTGCGGTCTCGCACAGCGCTGGGGCGGCGCGATCGAGCAAATTCGACCCAAAGACGTGATCTGGTTCGCGCCGGGTGAGAAGCATTGGCACGGTGCCACACCGACTACAGCAATGACGCACATCGCCATTCAGGAACAGCTCGACGGCAAGGCTGTGGACTGGATGGAACAGGTCAGCGATGACCAATATCGCAAGTGATCTCCGTATCCGAAATTTTTGGGAGTCGAGATGCACGTTCTTAGCTCCACGACACGGCAATAGATCATAGAAATCCCGATAAAGACTTTCCGAATCAGCAACGCAAGGAGTAAAAAATGACAACGAACGAGAATGGAAACTACACAGGAAAGGTTGCGTTTGTAACCGGAGCAGCGAACGGCATCGGTCGAGCTACGGCGCTGGCGTTTGCACGTGAAGGCGCTAATGTGGTGGTCGCTGACATTTCAGAACAGGGCAATCAAGAAACGGCACGCCTGATCGAAGAACTCGGCGGACGAGCGATCGCCGTCAAGTGCAACGTGGCGCGAGCCGAGGACGTGAAGGCGGCTCTGGACAAGACCATCGAAACTTTCGGGCGGCTGGACTTTGCCTTTAACAACGCCGGTGTGGAGCAGAAGAATGCAGCAACAGCCCAAATCGAAGAGTCAGAGTGGGATCGGATCGTAGACATCGACCTGCGCGGCGTTTTTCTGTGCATGAAGTATGAAATCCCGCTGCTACTCAAGCAAGGCGGCGGCGCAATCGTGAACACATCATCGGGCGCCGGCGTCATAGGCATCAAGGGCGGAGCCGCATACACCGCCGCAAAACACGGCGTGATCGGACTCACCAAGTCGGCGGCTCTCGACTACGCCTCGCAGAACATCCGCGTCAACGCTGTTGCCCCCGGTTACATTGACACATCGATGATGG
Coding sequences:
- a CDS encoding dienelactone hydrolase family protein, encoding MTKTATNTAIRTTRVKIPNGDLQIDAYLAEPESNGTFSAVIVVQEIFGVNIHIREVTERLAKEGYVAIAPAIFQRIAPGFEAGYKSEDIQLGRKYKEQTKADEILSDIQATIAYLKTLPNVNGDRIGSIGFCFGGHIVYLAATLSDIKATASFYGGGIANSTPGGGVPTITHTPDIKGTVYAFFGTQDAGIPQEQTEQIEAKLEKHQIPHQVFRYEADHGFFCNHRGSYNAEAAADAWSKVEV
- a CDS encoding AraC family transcriptional regulator; this encodes MNDQQAKREAERAQANRDELKERIAQAIRNDGTIEPLKGLHLHRFSSPMEACHTASVPAFCVLAQGSKEVLLGSDRYQYDPAHYLLVTVKLPIVSQILEASKAQPCLSLRLDLDATLVGSVMVEAGYPASQSRANVKAMDVSSLEASLLDAVVRLVRLLNTPAEAQVLMPLIAREIIYRLLIGEQGNRLRQIAVLGGYTHHIARAVDRLRKDFNQPLRIESIARELGMSVSGFHHHFKSVTAMSPLQFQKQLRLQEARRLMLGQNLDATSAAYRVGYDDASHFNREYKRLFGAPPIRDVERLREAASSLSD
- a CDS encoding (R)-mandelonitrile lyase, producing the protein MDIKRSGSQPSAKGPDEYFTGTVRIDPLFEAHEPARTIGASVTFEPGARTAWHTHPLGQTLIVTAGCGLAQRWGGAIEQIRPKDVIWFAPGEKHWHGATPTTAMTHIAIQEQLDGKAVDWMEQVSDDQYRK
- a CDS encoding SDR family oxidoreductase, coding for MTTNENGNYTGKVAFVTGAANGIGRATALAFAREGANVVVADISEQGNQETARLIEELGGRAIAVKCNVARAEDVKAALDKTIETFGRLDFAFNNAGVEQKNAATAQIEESEWDRIVDIDLRGVFLCMKYEIPLLLKQGGGAIVNTSSGAGVIGIKGGAAYTAAKHGVIGLTKSAALDYASQNIRVNAVAPGYIDTSMMDRFTGGTAEGRQKVVSEEPIGRMGQPEEIANAVVWLCSDAAAFVVGHALVVDGGQTV